GCGGCGGTGCCGACGACGAAGGTCTCCTTATCGAGCGGCGGGACGAACGCGGACAACTCCGGCGCGGGCCAGGGGGGCTTGTTCTACATGGCCACCTCCAGCATCGTAGCCACCTCGCCCCTGACCGGCGTGCTCAAGGGCAACGGCAACGGCGCGCCCTCTGCCTTGACCGGCACGCCGAATTACCTTGCCTATTGGTCGGATAACTACACCGTCGCGCCGACGCCGACGACGAAGGTCTCTTTATCGAACGGCGGGACGAACGCGGACAACTCCGGCGCGGGCCAGGGGGGCTTGTTCTACATGGCCGCCTCCAGCATCGTAGCCACCTCGGCCCTGACCGGCGTGCTCAAGGGCAACGGCGCCGGCGCGCCCTCTGCCTTGACCGGCACGGCGAATTACCTCGCCTAGCCCTCTGCCATGACCGGCACGGCGAACCAGATCGCCTATTGGTCGGATGCCAACACCCTCGCGTCGACACCGTACGTCTCCTTATCGAGCGGTGGGATGAACGCGACCAACGCCGGCGCGGCCCCGGGGGCCTTGTTCTACATGGCCGGCTCCAGCATCGTAGCCACCTCGGCCCTGACCGGCGTGCTCAAGGGCAACGGCGCCGGCGCGCCGGCAGGCGGCGCCTTCGTGTCCGATCTCCAGGAGACCGTATCCTACAAGCAGTACGATCAGACGAACGTGCCGATCACAGGCGTTCGCATCTCAGGCACGTCCCTGAGACTCATCTCGTACTCTCTGAGCTACCTAAAGGCCACCCTAGTCCCGGGCACCCCCACGGGACAGATGTACTTCTGCAACAGCTGCGTCCCGGTGAAGATCGCCGTCTCGACCGGCACGGCCGCCGGTGATGTCGCCGACGTGCGCGGCGGGCAGTTACAGTGATTATGAATGGTGATGCCATGAAGCCCTTGGCGGAGGCCAGGCCATGAGACAGGCGCTCTTGCTCGCAGCGTTCCTCGCCGTTGCCGCGGCCGCGGCGCGCCCGGCCTGGGGCCAGGCCACCTGCACGCAGGGCCTGCCCGCCGCCTCCGGCCTCTGCATGGCCGAGTCCGCGATCAGCTCCGGCGGGGGCCGCATGTGGGGCTCCGACGTCAGCAGCTCCACCACCGCAGGCATACATCTCACCTACTTGATGGGCAAATTCATCACGCCCATGAGCGGCGGCAACCTCAAGATCTGGCCCGGAGTCCTGGCCGCGGTGACGCTGGCGAAATCCGACACGAGCGCCTCGCACCCCTTCCCCACGCCCTTCATCCCCTCCCAGGGCCACACCCAGATCGTGTTCTCGTCCTTGCCCCCCGAGGTCATAATCACGATCTACACGCTCTCCGGGCACCTGGTCAAGACCCTCAACAAGTCGGACAACTCCGACCGGATCGCCTGGGCGCCGGTGGCCAACGAGCAAGGCTCCCCCGTCGCCAGCGGCGTCTATTTCTACATCGTCAAACAGCCCGGGGTCGGCCAGAAGAAAGGCAAGCTCATGATCATCAAGTAGCGCGCTCACGCAGGCGCCTGTAAGTCAGCCCCAGCAGCCGGTCGCTGCGCGCGCACAGGACGGACTGCCCCAGCCACAGGTTGACCCGCCATTGCGGGACCATCACCCGGCGCGACGGGTCCAGCGGGTTGGCGCGGCGCAGCAGCGCGACCGTCCCCAGCCCGATCCAGATCGGCCAGATGCAGGCCAGGCGCAGCCGCCAGAGCCGCGGGGGCAGGCGCAGGACGTAGGTCCAGCCCGCGTCGAGATGGCCCAGCGCCGTGTCCAGCCACCGCCCGTAGAGCTGGCGAACCTCGCCGAAGCTCGCCGGATCCAGCAACCGCCGCGGCTGCGCCGCCGGCAGGTAGCAGCGGCCGATGCGCAGGTCGCCGGGCAGATCGCGCAGGACGTTGACGAGCTGCAGCCCCTTGCCGAAGCGCACCCCCAAGCGGACCATCTCCGCCTGGTCGAGCGCGGCGAAGGCGGGCAGATGCGCCGCGCACATCCTGGTCCAGAACTCCCCCACGCAGCCCGCCACCAGGTAGGTGTAGCGGTCCAACTCGGCGTCGTCCGACAGGGCCGAGAGCTCCCGCTCGCTTTCTCCCGGGAACCGCTCCAGATCGAAGATCTGGCCCGCCACGATGGTGTCGAGCAAAGAGCCGATGAGCTCCCGGTCGCCGGGCGCGAGGGCCTCCAGCGCCGCGGCGCAGCCGTCCAGACTCTCCAGCAGGAGCCGCTCCGCGGGCAAGGCCTGTCCGCTCGCCAGTTCCGAGACCGGACGGAAATCGCCCTGGCGCATGGCGCGCAGCAGCTCCAGCCGGCGCCGCCTGGGCACGGCCTTGGTGTCGGCCACGGTATCGCTGGCCCGGGCCAGCAGGTAGGCCAGGCTGACCTGCGCGCGCAGTTCCACAGGCAGGACGCGCAGGGAGAGATAGAAGGAGCGCGAGACGCCGCGCAGCAGCGCGTCGGGGATCATCTCCGGGGAGCCGGCTTCTTTCCGGACGAAGCGGCCTTCTCGCCGGCGACACCGGTCACGGACCACGAGAAATTCACGAAGCCCAAGTCCTCGCCGCCGAAAGCGGCGTGGCGGACCCCACCGGCGTTGGGAGCGCGCGGCCCGGGGCCCGGGTTGATGGCCGTCAGCGCGATCTCCGCGCTGCCCGGCATCTGCTCGTTGAAATCAACTCCCTGGGAACGCAGGGTGAATGTGTCCTCCTTCTCGTCCGCGGGGGACCAAGCCCCCCCCACCACGCGAACCGCGGAGATCTCGACCTTCTCCAGGTAGCCTTCCTGGATGAAGAACCGCGCCTCCAGATGCATCCTCCGGGGGCGCAGGGCGGCGGGGTAGACGCACACCACCAGCCAGAGGTCCTCGCCCGCCGGGTAGACGCGCGCCGCCGCCTTCACCGCCGATGAGCGGCCCCGGTACCGGCCGCCGACCTTGCGCACATTGGCCTCGAAGGAGCTGCGGCCCCCCGCGGCCGGCCGCAGACGCACCGAGACCGGCTCCCAATCCGCGGCCTCCCTATGCACGACGACACGGCTCCTGGGGACGACCGGCTCCTCCGGGGCCGCAGGGGGGCTGACCACAACCGGTGTGGAGGCCGCCACCGCGGCCGTGGACGACGCGACCGTCGCTGTGGAAGCCTCTTGTCCCAGAGCCGGACCGCACAGGGCCGCGGCGAGCAACAGGCCTGCCGTCGTCAAGAGAGCATCCTGAGAGTCTCTCCCAGAAGATCCAGCCGGGAGCGGGCCGCGTCGTACTGCCGGCGCGCCAGCTCCACCTCGGCCTGCGGGGCGCGAGCCAGGAAATCCTTGTTCTCCATCTTGGCCGCGAGCTTGGCCAGATCCGCCTCCGTCTTCGCGATCTCCCGGCGCAACCGCCCGCATTCCTGGGCCAAGTCGATGATCCCCTCCAGCGGGACGTAGAAGCTCATGCCCGCGGCGACGGCCGTGGCGCTGTGCGCGGGCCGAGCGCCCTCCCGGGAATGCCGGATGTCGCGCAGATGCGCCAAGGCCGTGAGATAGGCGGCCCGCTTGGCGAGCAGCTCGCGGACATCGGCCGAGCCGCCGGCGCTGACCACGTCGATCTTGAGGCCCGGAGGGACGTTGAGCTGGGCGCGCAGGGAGCGCAACGCCGCCACCACCTCCATCACGGAGCCCATCTCGCCGCAGGCCTCGGCGTCCGACCAGTCGCCGGGGAGCTCCGGCGCGCCCGCTTGCACGATGAAAGCCGCCTGGCCCCCGTTGAAGGGCTTGAGCGACTCGTAGAGCTCCTCCGTGATGAAAGGCATGAACGGATGCAGCATGCGCAAGGTGCCGCTGAGCACCTCCACGAGCACCGTGCGCGCGGCCTCCTGGGCCGGCTGGTCCTGCCCCTGCAGCCGGATCTTGGCCAGCTCCACGTACCAATCGCAGAACTTGTCCCACAGGAAGCCGTAGAGAGCGTCGGCCGCGGCGGCGGGGTCATAAGCGTCGAGCTTCTGACGCGCCTGGGACAGCGCGGCCTGGTACTCGGCGAGGATCCACCGGTCGCAGAGCTCCAGACGCCCGCGGTCCAGGGCCGAGAGGGCATAGGCCTTGGGAGCCGGCAGGTTCATGAGCACGAAACGAGTGGAGTTCCACAGCTTGTTGGCGAAGTTGCGCGAGCCGGTGATCGAGCTCTCCGCGAAGGGGATGTCCCGGCCCGGATGGGCCTGGATGACCAACGAGAAGCGGAAGGCGTCGGTCCCGTATTTGTCCATCATGACCAGGGGATCCACCACGTTGCCTAGGGACTTGGACATCTTCTTGCCGTGCTTGTCGCGCACGATGCCGTGGATGAGGCTCTCCGGGAAGGGCACCTCTCCCGTCAGCGCCAGGCCCATCATCTGCATGCGCGCCACCCACAGGTAGATGATCTCGTAGCCCGTGACCAGCAGCGAGGTCGGGTAGAAGAACTTCAGTTCCGGCGTGCGGCCGGGCCAGCGGAACACGGAGAAGGGCCACAGGGCCGAGGAGAACCACGTATCCAGGACGTCCGGGTCCTGGACGAACTCGGCGCCGCCGCAGACCTGACAGGACTCGGGCGCCTCGGCGCGGAGCACGCCCCGCGCGCCCGCGACCTGGTGGAAGTCGGTCTTGATGCGCTCGCCGTGGCACTTGACGCAGTACCACACCGGGATGCGGTGGCCCCACCAGATCTGGCGCGAGATGCACCAGTCCTTGAGCTTGGAGAGCCACTCGCGGTAAGGCTTGGCCCAGGACTCCGGGTAGAGCCGGAACCGGCCCGAATCCAGGGCCACGGCGGCGGGCTTGGCCAGCTCCTCCATGCGCACGAACCATTGCCAGGAGAGCATGGGCTCGATGGGCTGGTTGCAGCGGTAGCACACCCCCACGCTGTGCGGGTAGTCCGCGACCTTCTCCAATGCCCCGGCGGCCTTGAGGTCCTCGACCACCTTCTCGCGCGCCGCCTCCCGGGAGAGCCCCGCGTAGGCCGCGCCCGCGGCCGCGGTCATGTGGCCGTCCGGCGAGATCACGGCCACCGAGGCCAGCTTGTGCCGCTGGCCGATCTCGAAGTCGTTGGGGTCGTGCGCCGGGGTGACCTTGAGCGCCCCGGTGCCGAACTCGGAGTCCACGTACTCGTCGCCCACGACCCGGATCTCGCGGCCCGCCAGGGGCAGGCGCAAGGACTTGCCGATCAAGCCCTGATAGCGCGGGTCCTTGGGGTTGACCGCCACGGCCGTGTCGCCCAGCATGGTCTCCGGCCGGGTGGTGGCCACCACCGTGCCGCGGCCGCCGTCCGCGGCCGGATAATGGATATGCCAGAGATGGCCCTTGCGCTCCTCGAACTCCACCTCGATGTCGGAAAGCGCCGTGCCGCAGCGCACGCACCAGTTGACCATGCGCTCGCCGCGGTAGACCAAGCCCTTCTCCCAGAGGACCTTGAAGGCCTCGTGCACGGCGTCGGCCCGGTCCGCGTCCATGGTGAAGGCCTCGCGGCGCCAGTCCAGGGCGCAGCCCAGGCGCTCCAGCTGGCCCAAAATGGTGTTCTTGCACTGCTTGGTCCAGGCCTGCATCCGGGCCAGGAACTTCTCGCGCCCCAGCATCTGCCGGGTCAGCTTCTCCGCCTTGAGCTGCTTCTCCATGACGCTCTGCGTCGCGATGCCGCCGTGGTCCGTGCCCGGGATCCAGCACACGGGCCGGCCCAGCAGGCGCTGGTAGCGGGCGAAGATGTCCTGCAGCGTGTTGTCCAGGGCGTGGCCGACGTGCAAGGCGCCGGTCACGTTGGGCGGCGGGATGACCATCACAAAAGGCCTCTCCCCTGAGCCGGGCTCGCAGTGGAAGAGGTCGGCGGCGCGCCAGCTCGCGCTCCACTTGTCCTCCACCGGCCTGGAGGTGTAGACCTTGTCGAGCATCAGGGCTTCTCCTTCGGGGGCTGCGGCCCGCCGAGCAAGGCTCGGATCTTGGCGATGAGAGCCTCGCCGTCGATCGGCTTGGTGATGTACTCGAAAGCCCCGGCCGAGATGCCGCTGATGACGTCTACGGTCTCGTTGGAGCCGGTGAACATCACGATGGGGATGGCCTGGGTCGCGGGATCGGCCTTGAGCCGGCGGCAGAGGTCGAAGCCGGAGACCTCGGGCATGTAGAGGTCGAGGAGGACCAGGTCCGGCTGGCCTTTCTTGATGGCGTCGAAGGCCTGCGCGGAGTCCCCGAGCCCCTCGGCGTCGAACCCCGCGTGGCCCAGGGCGAGGGTCACGGTCTCGCGCACCATGTCCTCATCGTCGATGATGAGGATCTTTTTCTTCTTCTGTTCCATGGTCATAGCAGGTCCGAGGCCAAGGCGGCCAGGGGGCTCCTCTCGCTCTTGGTGAAGGTCACGTGCCCGAAGAGCGCCTGCCCCTTGAACCGCTCCACCAGGTAGGTCAGGCCGTTGGAGGATGCGTCGAGGTAGTAGTTGTCGATCTGATAAGGGTCGCCGGTCAGGATGATCTTGGCGCCCTTGCCCGCGCGGGAGATGATGGTCTTGACCTCGTGGGGGGTGAGGTTCTGGGCGTCGTCGATGATGATGTAGAGGTTGGGCAGGCTGCGGCCGCGCAGGTAGGTGACGGCCTCGATCTCCACGGTCCCGTCCTCCAGCAGCATCTGGATGTCCATGTCGGTGGTCTCCAAGGACCCCTTGGGCCGCTCCAGCAGGAAGCTCAGGTTGTCGTAGATGGCCCCCATCCAGTTGGTGAGCTTCTCCTGCTTGGTCCCGGGCAGGAACCCGATGTCGTGCCCGACCGCGACCACGGGCCGGCCCACCAGGATGCGCCGGTAGTACTTGTCCTCCAGCGTCTGCTGCAGGCCCGCGGCCAAGGACATCAAGGTCTTGCCCGAGCCCGGGACCCCGACCAAGGTCACCAGCTGGATGTCCTTGTTGAGCAGGAGCTCGATGGCGAAGCGCTGCTCGGTGTTGAGGGGCTTGATGCCCCAGGGCGCCGTATCGCCCTTGGCCAGCGGCACCAAGGCCGCGGCCTTCACGTCGAAGCGCGCCAGGGCGCTCTGGGAGCCGCCTGAGGCGCTCTTCAAGACCGCGAACTCGTTGGGCTTGAACTCCACGCCCGGCAGCACGGCCTTCTTCTCCTTGTAGAACCGGTCGATGACCCCGGCGTCCGCGGCCACCTCGCGCCAGCCGGAGTAGAGCACGTCCACGTCCACCTTGGACTTCTCATAGTCCTGCGCCTCCAGGCCCAGGGCCTCGGCCTTGATGCGCAGGTTGATGTCCTTGGAGATGAAGACCACGTTCTCGCCCTGCTTCCTGAGGTATTGCGCGCAGGACAGGATCTCGTTGTCCTTGGTGTGCTGGGAGAAGGACCGGGGCAGGCCTTCGGAGACCTGCATCTCGACCTTGAGCTGGCCGCCGTGCTCGAGCGGGACCCAGTCGGAGA
The DNA window shown above is from Elusimicrobiota bacterium and carries:
- a CDS encoding T9SS type A sorting domain-containing protein; translation: MRQALLLAAFLAVAAAAARPAWGQATCTQGLPAASGLCMAESAISSGGGRMWGSDVSSSTTAGIHLTYLMGKFITPMSGGNLKIWPGVLAAVTLAKSDTSASHPFPTPFIPSQGHTQIVFSSLPPEVIITIYTLSGHLVKTLNKSDNSDRIAWAPVANEQGSPVASGVYFYIVKQPGVGQKKGKLMIIK
- a CDS encoding valine--tRNA ligase, whose translation is MLDKVYTSRPVEDKWSASWRAADLFHCEPGSGERPFVMVIPPPNVTGALHVGHALDNTLQDIFARYQRLLGRPVCWIPGTDHGGIATQSVMEKQLKAEKLTRQMLGREKFLARMQAWTKQCKNTILGQLERLGCALDWRREAFTMDADRADAVHEAFKVLWEKGLVYRGERMVNWCVRCGTALSDIEVEFEERKGHLWHIHYPAADGGRGTVVATTRPETMLGDTAVAVNPKDPRYQGLIGKSLRLPLAGREIRVVGDEYVDSEFGTGALKVTPAHDPNDFEIGQRHKLASVAVISPDGHMTAAAGAAYAGLSREAAREKVVEDLKAAGALEKVADYPHSVGVCYRCNQPIEPMLSWQWFVRMEELAKPAAVALDSGRFRLYPESWAKPYREWLSKLKDWCISRQIWWGHRIPVWYCVKCHGERIKTDFHQVAGARGVLRAEAPESCQVCGGAEFVQDPDVLDTWFSSALWPFSVFRWPGRTPELKFFYPTSLLVTGYEIIYLWVARMQMMGLALTGEVPFPESLIHGIVRDKHGKKMSKSLGNVVDPLVMMDKYGTDAFRFSLVIQAHPGRDIPFAESSITGSRNFANKLWNSTRFVLMNLPAPKAYALSALDRGRLELCDRWILAEYQAALSQARQKLDAYDPAAAADALYGFLWDKFCDWYVELAKIRLQGQDQPAQEAARTVLVEVLSGTLRMLHPFMPFITEELYESLKPFNGGQAAFIVQAGAPELPGDWSDAEACGEMGSVMEVVAALRSLRAQLNVPPGLKIDVVSAGGSADVRELLAKRAAYLTALAHLRDIRHSREGARPAHSATAVAAGMSFYVPLEGIIDLAQECGRLRREIAKTEADLAKLAAKMENKDFLARAPQAEVELARRQYDAARSRLDLLGETLRMLS
- a CDS encoding PhoH family protein — translated: MKTFVLDTNVILHDPLAMFAFQGARVVIPLPVIEELDTFKRNNDERGRSARLVARQLDELRKKGKLSDWVPLEHGGQLKVEMQVSEGLPRSFSQHTKDNEILSCAQYLRKQGENVVFISKDINLRIKAEALGLEAQDYEKSKVDVDVLYSGWREVAADAGVIDRFYKEKKAVLPGVEFKPNEFAVLKSASGGSQSALARFDVKAAALVPLAKGDTAPWGIKPLNTEQRFAIELLLNKDIQLVTLVGVPGSGKTLMSLAAGLQQTLEDKYYRRILVGRPVVAVGHDIGFLPGTKQEKLTNWMGAIYDNLSFLLERPKGSLETTDMDIQMLLEDGTVEIEAVTYLRGRSLPNLYIIIDDAQNLTPHEVKTIISRAGKGAKIILTGDPYQIDNYYLDASSNGLTYLVERFKGQALFGHVTFTKSERSPLAALASDLL
- a CDS encoding response regulator transcription factor, coding for MEQKKKKILIIDDEDMVRETVTLALGHAGFDAEGLGDSAQAFDAIKKGQPDLVLLDLYMPEVSGFDLCRRLKADPATQAIPIVMFTGSNETVDVISGISAGAFEYITKPIDGEALIAKIRALLGGPQPPKEKP
- a CDS encoding squalene/phytoene synthase family protein, yielding MIPDALLRGVSRSFYLSLRVLPVELRAQVSLAYLLARASDTVADTKAVPRRRRLELLRAMRQGDFRPVSELASGQALPAERLLLESLDGCAAALEALAPGDRELIGSLLDTIVAGQIFDLERFPGESERELSALSDDAELDRYTYLVAGCVGEFWTRMCAAHLPAFAALDQAEMVRLGVRFGKGLQLVNVLRDLPGDLRIGRCYLPAAQPRRLLDPASFGEVRQLYGRWLDTALGHLDAGWTYVLRLPPRLWRLRLACIWPIWIGLGTVALLRRANPLDPSRRVMVPQWRVNLWLGQSVLCARSDRLLGLTYRRLRERAT